The Mastomys coucha isolate ucsf_1 unplaced genomic scaffold, UCSF_Mcou_1 pScaffold13, whole genome shotgun sequence genome has a window encoding:
- the Ino80c gene encoding INO80 complex subunit C, whose translation MAAQIPIVAATSSPAVARNSKKRPASPSHNSSGGGYGASKKKKLSASGFAQGISVEAMSESKMASSELSSGSVEKAAKPLPFKDPNFVHSGHGGAVAGKKNRTWKNLKQILAAERALPWQLNDPNYFSIDAPPSFKPAKKYSDVSGLLANYTDPQSKLRFSTVEEFSYIRRLPSDVVTGYLALRKATSIVP comes from the exons ATGGCGGCTCAAATTCCAATCGTGGCTGCCACTTCTAGCCCCGCCGTAGCTAGGAACAGCAAGAAGAGGCCGGCTAGCCCTTCTCACAACAGCAGCGGAGGGGGTTACGGTGCGAGTAAGAAGAAAAAGCTATCCGCCTCCGGCTTTGCTCAG GGCATCAGCGTTGAAGCTATGAGTGAGAGTAAAATGGCGTCCTCGGAGTTAAGCTCAGGGTCTGTGGAGAAAGCTGCCAAGCCGTTGCCATTTAAGGATCCCAACTTTGTG CACTCAGGCCACGGAGGCGCAGTAGCTGGCAAGAAGAATAGAACCTGGAAGAACCTCAAACAGATCCTCGCTGCTGAAAGGGCGTTGCCATGGCAACTCAACGATCCTAACT ACTTTAGTATTGATGCTCCTCCGTCCTTTAAGCCAGCTAAGAAGTATTCTGATGTTTCAGGCCTTCTT GCCAACTACACAGACCCTCAGAGCAAGCTGCGGTTCAGCACTGTTGAGGAATTCTCCTATATTCGCAGGCTGCCTTCGGATGTGGTCACGGGCTACCTGGCCTTGAGGAAGGCCACGAGCATTGTCCCCTGA